The Prevotella sp. E2-28 genome includes the window ATGGAGCAAATGAGAACTGCCAAGGTTGATGCGAGGAAATTATGGATGTCCCAAAAGGAAGCCATGAAATACCTCGGTGTAGGCAAGGACTGGCTAAAGGAACGTAGACTTAACGGAAGTCTGCACTATTCAATGGTCGGAAATACAGCTTTCTATATCAAATCAGAGATTGACAACATTATCATAGACAATGCAGTCTCTGGCAGGCAGCTATTCAAAAAGGAAAAGAACAACTCTCTTAAATAATTTGGTTAGTTTTAAGCTTTTAGTTTTGATTTTTTCAGCCGCCAAGTACCGCAGTGATGCGCGAACGGCAATCGGGCCGTTAGCTCAGTGGTAGAGCAATAGGCTTTTAACCTATGGGGCGAGAGTTCGAATCTCTCACGGCTTACGAATAATATACGAGTTCTTTGACATATTGAACACAAAGTATTACATTCAACGAGAATATTAACGCTGATACGTCAGCAAGTAACAAACTTATATAAACAACGCAAAAGGACGTTGTGTAGGTGAAAGTCCTACGGAAGTATTACCAAGACCAATAGCCCTCAAGTGAGAGGGCTGATGTACCCTTAGTTCAGTAGGTAGAACGCTGGTCTCCAAAACCAGAGGTCGCATGTTCGAGTCGTGCAGGGTATGCAATGTTCTTTTCATAAATCACGAAAGCCCACAGGTGTGTGAGCATCAGAAATGACTTTTGATTGTCATACTTTTTTACTTATGCCAAGTATCTCTGTGAAGAGAGAACGGCTAACGGACTTGTAGCTCAGTCGGTTAGAGCAGAACACTCATAATGTTAAGGTCACGGGTTCGAGTCCCGTTGAGTCCACTAAACAGATTTAATATGGATATAAATGTTAGTAAGTCTGACTACAAATCTCTTCTCTCACTGATTGACAAGTCTGTCAACATCATAAGGTCTAAATCGCCAACAACGAGAGAATATAATGTAGCACGACAACTCTGGAATATCAAAAAGAAAGTTGAACGTAATAATAACCAAAAACAATGACAAGTAATTTATTTACAACTGCCCAACACAGCAATCATGTGAGGCAGATTGAATGTTATCCAGAATGCGGAAGGGAGAATGACGAGTTTGAAGAACTGGAAGAAGATGACGATGAAGTATGTAATGACGGCTATCGTCTTGACCCCGCTTTCGGCTCATGGGAAGAAGTGAACGGAATGTTTTTATAGAAAAATGGTAAAACATCTATCAAAAGAAAAAGAAAATGGAAAACGAATTGACGATTATGGATGCCCAAGTTGAGGTTATTCAACCAAATCAAGGAAACAGCTATGGCGCACTTGAAGTTCTTAATCGCTCCGAGGTTGACTCTCAGATTGCTACAGCAAAGCAATATCCGAGAAATCTTGCCCGTGCGCTCAACAACATTGAGACATTGGCAACTATGGACGAAGAAACCGCAGAGTCGTGCTTCTACGCCCTAAGACGCGGCGGTAAGTTACTCGAAGGCCCTTCTGTAAGAATGGCAGAGATTGTAGCATCCGCATACGGCAATCTACGTGTTCAAGCCCGTATTATTGCCAATGATGGAAAGTTTATCACTGCACAGGGTGTTTGTCACGATTTGGAAACCAACTACGCTGTTTCGGCAGAGGTAAAACGCCGCATCACTGACAGCAAGGGGCATACTTTCTCCGAGGACATGCAGGCTGTTACAGGAAACGCAGCATGTTCTATTGCAATGCGTAATGCCGTGTTCAAGGTTGTTCCAATGGCTATGTTCAAGAATGTCATGGGAAAGGTTAAACAAGTATCAATCGGCAAGTCGCTTTCTCTTGAAGAGAGCAGAGGTCGCATGATTGACTACTTCGGGAAACTTGGTGTTGATAAGCAACATATCTTTGATTACTTGTCGGTTGACAAGATTGACGAGATTGACATTGATATGGTGTGCGAACTTCGAGGTCTTGCCAACGCAATCAAGGACGGTCAAACAACAATTCAAGAAACATTCTATCCAAAACCAGTCGATACGGCAAATAATGTAGAGGCAAAGCCAAATGCAGACTTGTTTAGTGGCGGTGCGCAAGATGACAAGCCGAAGACTGAAAAAAAACAAAAAATCTAAGTGATGGAACAACGTTCGCAAGAGTGGCAGTTGGCACGACTAGGAAAACTGACTGCCTCTGAAATACACGTCCTGATGAATGACAGGACGGAGAAAATGACAGACGAGGAGTTGGTGGCTTTCAAGGCCGCCAACCCTAAGTCAAGAGTCTCAACGAAGAAAGTGCCGTTCAACGACAGCACTTTCGCCTATCTCAACCGAAAGGTGATGGAAAACTATCTACCTGTCAACTCCAGCAACCAGGAGGCCGTGAATGCAGTTGACGAGTATATAGAGCAACATTCATACTCTTCCCGTGCTACCGACCACGGTGTGTTTTGGGAAGATACGGCAAGAAGCTTGTATGCCGAGAAGATGGGATACGAGGTACTGCAAGTAGGATTTGTTCCGTACGAAAAATACCCAAATCTGGTAGGTTGTTCTCCAGACGGAATGATTCGCCAAGAGAACGGTGGACTTGAATGCAAGTGCCCTTTCACACTCGAAAAGCACTTGAAGCATTTCCTGTACACTTCCGCAGAAGAGTTGCGTGAGGAAGAACCTGAATACTACTGGCAATGTGTCATGGGTATGCTTGATACTGGATGCACGTTCTGGGACTTCGTATCTTACAACCCCTACATCAGCAAGTCTAAGCAGATGAAGATTCTCAGAATAGACCGCAATTCTGACGACATTAACCTTCTGGCAGATAGGATAGACCTTGCGGTAGATTATATGAAGAAAAAGTTCGAGGAAATCGAACAAGCACAAATAATAATTAAATAATTACAATTATGAAAGAAGAGAAAAAAATGGAAAGTGAATTATTAAAGAAAGTTGATAACTTCACAAAAGAGATTGAGTCGGTTTTTACCGACGATGAAAAACAGCACAAGGCAGTGCTTCTTATCGCAATCGACGAAGATGTTGATGCCGAAAACTGTATAATTCAAGGTGTGATGCGAGGCAAACGTTCCGTGTTATGCCGCGGCATTGCTGGGGTGATGAAAGAGAACAAAGATGTAAGCAATGTTCTTGAAGAGGGTGTTGATTTTTATCATTTCACACAGAACCCATTAAAGACAATTAAAAGACTCTTTTGAAGATTTGTAAATGGAAGACATTAAAAATCTCTTTGGCCAGTTAGACCTAACGGTGTTGGGTCAACTGTGCCGCCAACACCCACAGCTCATAAAGAAAGTGAATTTTCGTGATGGCGAGCACCAGTTATTGAATATTGACGTTCTTGCAAAACAGCAGGCAGACCAATATGGCAACGCGGCTGTTATCAAAGCATCTTGCAAGAAAGACGACAGAAAGCAGAACGTAAACTACTATATTGCCAACCTTAAAGTTTCAAACTATCAGGATAACGGCAATCAGCAGCAGACATCAAATCAGAACGGTGGTAGTCAGCAGCATACAGACGCAGACGATTTGCCATTCTGATGTGTAAAACAAAACAGGTGTGTAAAAGCACCTGTTTTTCTCTTATTGAGTCGGTGTTCAATTTGATTATTCATTAACAATCTAAATTCATATTTTATGGAAAAAGAGAAGAACATTAAAGACCTCGGATGCGCAAACGTATGGTGGGGTAATGAGGATTCGCTTGAGTTCCGACTTATTGAAATGACAAGAAAGGCGGGCTTGAAATTTACGGAAGAACGTATTGATTCAAACAATTTTAGGTACATCTGTAAGGAAGCGGGGTTGACCTATCGTACTATTCGCTCTTGACATGAATAAGATTATCCGTAAGAAGAACGAGAACTATACGATTATCAGTAACGTAATATTGCGTGATAGCCGTATAAGCCTCAAGGCAAAAGGTCTAATGGCACTTGTAATGTCATTACCACCTAACTGGGACTTTACTATCCGAGGGCTTATAGCAATCGTAAAAGAGGGCCGTGATGCCATTTACGCCTCTATTAAGGAGTTGAAGCAGTTCGGGTATTGTGACGTGATTGTGTGTCGTGACGAAAGAGGTAAGCTATTGGGAAACGACTACGTTTTCTACGAAGAGCCTCAGCTTGCATCAATGGTAAGTTTGCATCCATATACGGAAAACCCGTATCTGGATAATCCCGATACGGCAAACCCGCCACAAATAAGTATAGAAGAGAATAATAACTTAAATAATAACACTACAGCAAGAAAGGTACGTCGTTTTACAAAACCTTCGGTTGAAGATATTGATGCTTACTGCAAAGAGAAAGGTTATAATATCGATGCAGAGCATTTTTGGAACTACTACGAATCAAAAGGATGGGTAGTTGGTAAGTCACCGATGAAGAGTTGGAAAGCAGCGATAGCCACTTGGATAAAGACAGACAAAAATGGGAGAACCAAAGAAATTAAACAGCCTAATCTCTTTACCGAAAACCCTTCCGACGACCAAATGGTCAGAGACGCAGCTAGCCTTATCGACAGCCTTGCAGCAAAGAGGCGCAATGGTTGTCAGTAGGTTTGGTGATGACAAGAGTTTTATGATGAAAGCCAACCCGTCTGCGCAGGTGGCATTTGGCGCAAACCCAAAGGCTGCACTCATGGGTGACTATCCAACCCTTCAAGACATCAATACGGCTTACGGGAACGGGTTCTCTACAGAGTGGCTCATTCCAAGCCTTGTAAACCTTTCGCAACATTCTGGCGCAAAGAATCTTACTCAGAATCAGATAATAGAACTGGCAAATATTATATCTACTGAGTATAGACACCTAAAGATTACAGAGGTTCTTTTGTTCTTTTATAGATTCAAGAATGGCTGTTACGGACGCTTCTACGGGCAGGTAGACCCAATGGTTATCACCTGCGCTTTTAGAGAGTTTATGAAAGAACGTAATGCGATGCTCGATAAGTATTACAGAGAGCAACAGGAAGAACGTGAGCGTGAAGAAAGAAAGAAACCAACTATATCTTACGAAGAGTGGCTTGAACTCAAGAGGGAGCGCGAGAGTCAGCAATCCAAAACTGATGAATAAGTATGATACCAAATAAGAGATATATTCCCATCAATAAAATATTCACCTTTGGTGGGATGCAACTGATAGTTGCTGCAACAGAAAATAATACACCATCATGTGCCAAGTGCGTGTTCAGTGACAGTGAGCGCAAGAAGAAAAAACTTAGTAGTTATTCTTGCTATCTACACCGACTCGATTGCTCGGCACATTCTAGAAAAGATAAACATCATGTCGTTTTTAAAGAGTATTGTCCATCATGAATTTTAATGTAGGAGACAAGATAAAGAGTGTGACAAGTATGGATGCGAATAAATTAAAGGAGAATAGACTATGACAACAATTAAGAGTTATGCAGACCTTTCTCAGAGTAAGACTCTGAGTAAAATACTTTCGCATGAGAGTGCGGATTTTGGTTGGAATGTATTTGTAGATGGTACATCAAGAATCCTACCTATTAATGACTGGGATTTGGTTAAGGATGGTAGTGGTAATGTAAAGTTCTTCCACGCTTGGAGTTTGGCTGCATTGCTTGAACAACTCCCTTATGAGCTGTGTGACGATGATGGTAATTCATCGTACTTGCAAATCAACAAAGAGGATGATGTGTACCAAATTGTATATACAGACCCTTACGGGGATTTTGAAAGTATAGAAACTGATAGGTATGATGATTTTGTTGATGCTTGCTACGAAATGATATTAAAGTTGAATAAATTAAATTTGTTGTGATTATGAAAGCAAACGAAATGCCTAAGAGAATTTACCTCTTCGATTACAATGATGCAATGGTGACACCCATTGAATGTGACACCGTGTATGTTAGGGAGGATGCCTTTATTGAGAAGGCTATCGAATATATGATTACACATAATATGCAAGCACTTGGGATTAGTTGTAAAATGGATGAATGTATTATTGAGGACTTTAGAAGATATATGAAAGGAGAGTGATGGTATGAAAGATTACATAGACGTAATATATTTCCTAAGCATAGCGATACTTTGTGTACAGATTATCACTCTTGTAATAACATTGAAAAATAGATAATTATGGAACAGTATATACCGAAATCTGCTTTAGTAGCAAAGATAGAGAGAAGGATAGAGCATAATACAGAATGGAAAGATGCTTGTAAGACTCTTGCTGTCCTTGCTGCTAATCAAGCTATAGAAGAGGATAAGAAAATTCTCTCTATTATTAACTCTCTTGAAGTGAAAGAGGTGAATTTGGAGTTTATCACAGGTTGGTTTGACCATATTGCTCAGATTGCTGATGATAGAATGACACTCACCAATCAGAGAATGACAGATGCTCATGCCCTTGATGAAATTAAATGTCTGGCAAAGAACAGCTCTGAGTTTATAACAAAGCACTATAAAGCACAGAAAGGAGAATAGTAAGATGAAACAAATGTCTTGGAGATACAGAACATGGCTGTTGTCTGGAGTATGGATGGCAGTCTGGTGGATAGATTAAAAATGGAAAGAAGAATAAGTATGACAAATCAAGAAGCTATCAAATATCTTCAGCAGATTTACCCCAACGGTGGTCATTGTTGGCTTGATGAACAGCGCATAGAGGCTATTGGTATGGCTGTAAAGGCTTTGCAAGAAGAGCCTGCAAGCAAAGATAAGTTTACTTTTACTTCACTTCCTCGCCTGCTCGATAGGATAAAGCCTACAGACAGAGTGAAATGGTATTCTAGTAGACTTGCATATGCCTTAGAGAAAGAAGGCTATATTACTGATGCTAAAATCGTCAGAGAAAGCATTAAGCTTATGAATGGCGAGAAAGTTCCAATGGCAACTATGGATGAAGAGCCTGTAAGCGAGGACTTGAAAACAGAACTCAATAAGTATATCAAAGGTCATTTTACTATTGACACAGAACAACTTGATAGGTTTGGTATTGAAGAGAAGGATTATATGTATTCAATGGACAAGAGTGATATGCTTGCGTTGGTCGAATATTTCACTAACTGGCAGAAACAGCAGTTTGAAAAGAACCGCCTTGCTGCCTGTGATGCACAGACAGAGGAAGAGGCACAGGTAGAGCGTGACTTTGTTATGGGTATCATCGAGAAAGAACATCGACAGC containing:
- a CDS encoding helix-turn-helix domain-containing protein; the encoded protein is MEQMRTAKVDARKLWMSQKEAMKYLGVGKDWLKERRLNGSLHYSMVGNTAFYIKSEIDNIIIDNAVSGRQLFKKEKNNSLK
- a CDS encoding lambda exonuclease family protein, translating into MEQRSQEWQLARLGKLTASEIHVLMNDRTEKMTDEELVAFKAANPKSRVSTKKVPFNDSTFAYLNRKVMENYLPVNSSNQEAVNAVDEYIEQHSYSSRATDHGVFWEDTARSLYAEKMGYEVLQVGFVPYEKYPNLVGCSPDGMIRQENGGLECKCPFTLEKHLKHFLYTSAEELREEEPEYYWQCVMGMLDTGCTFWDFVSYNPYISKSKQMKILRIDRNSDDINLLADRIDLAVDYMKKKFEEIEQAQIIIK
- a CDS encoding helix-turn-helix domain-containing protein, with protein sequence MNKIIRKKNENYTIISNVILRDSRISLKAKGLMALVMSLPPNWDFTIRGLIAIVKEGRDAIYASIKELKQFGYCDVIVCRDERGKLLGNDYVFYEEPQLASMVSLHPYTENPYLDNPDTANPPQISIEENNNLNNNTTARKVRRFTKPSVEDIDAYCKEKGYNIDAEHFWNYYESKGWVVGKSPMKSWKAAIATWIKTDKNGRTKEIKQPNLFTENPSDDQMVRDAASLIDSLAAKRRNGCQ
- a CDS encoding DUF6633 family protein — its product is MMKANPSAQVAFGANPKAALMGDYPTLQDINTAYGNGFSTEWLIPSLVNLSQHSGAKNLTQNQIIELANIISTEYRHLKITEVLLFFYRFKNGCYGRFYGQVDPMVITCAFREFMKERNAMLDKYYREQQEEREREERKKPTISYEEWLELKRERESQQSKTDE